A window of Rubricoccus marinus contains these coding sequences:
- a CDS encoding PhoU domain-containing protein — MWLIDAFRSTPSPLVQQGTATIGEMLSTSAEMFDASTACLLDNEPLTQDLSAMDDIVNDGEKTVRRTVLEHLAVAPQDDLSWSLLLLSAIQDAERSGDLSKSLAKAAALADTPRQGPHVQTLRGIRDDVRAMFDATKRSFANGDASGAHAVLNTNRDLKARVATLLEDISKDTSLTPNAATVLALSARMIGRMGSHLANIASAVALPFDMVRGGGKAA; from the coding sequence ATGTGGCTCATCGACGCCTTCCGCAGCACTCCCTCTCCCCTCGTCCAGCAGGGCACCGCCACGATTGGCGAGATGCTCTCGACAAGCGCGGAGATGTTCGACGCCTCCACGGCGTGCCTGCTCGACAACGAGCCGCTCACGCAGGACCTCAGCGCGATGGACGACATCGTGAATGACGGGGAAAAGACGGTCCGCCGGACCGTTCTGGAGCATCTCGCGGTGGCACCGCAGGATGACCTCTCGTGGAGCCTCCTGCTCCTTTCGGCTATTCAGGACGCCGAGCGCAGCGGCGATCTCTCGAAAAGCCTCGCCAAGGCTGCGGCCCTCGCCGACACCCCGCGCCAGGGGCCGCACGTCCAAACGCTTCGCGGCATCCGCGACGACGTCCGCGCGATGTTCGACGCCACGAAGCGCTCGTTCGCCAACGGCGACGCCTCTGGCGCCCACGCCGTGCTAAACACCAACCGCGACCTAAAGGCCCGCGTCGCGACGCTCCTGGAGGACATCTCGAAGGACACGTCGCTGACGCCGAACGCGGCGACGGTGCTCGCACTCAGCGCGCGGATGATCGGCCGGATGGGTAGCCACCTCGCCAACATCGCCTCGGCTGTCGCGCTTCCGTTCGACATGGTGCGCGGCGGCGGAAAGGCCGCCTAG
- a CDS encoding sterol desaturase family protein — MDLGALQLTQSAAAVAVLAALLLAESAHPFFDFFRQRRTERGRHALRNLALGLANGALVAVVFASLWVLAADAASARGWGLLNLVPLAPWLHAMLAVLLLDVWTYAWHRANHVVPFLWRFHRVHHSDAHMDVTTASRFHTGEIVLSSALRIPLLVLIGATAWELVLYETLMFAVVQFHHANIGVGPRLDRALRAVIVTPHVHKVHHSRVQRETDSNYSALFSWWDRLFGSFRLRERPETIDFGLNQFPGEESMGSLLRMPLAPHYVEAEEAPEASGEAAGL; from the coding sequence ATGGATCTAGGCGCTCTTCAGCTCACGCAGTCGGCGGCGGCGGTGGCGGTCCTCGCCGCGCTGCTGCTGGCGGAGAGCGCCCACCCGTTTTTCGACTTCTTCCGCCAGAGGCGGACGGAGCGGGGGCGGCACGCGCTCCGCAACCTCGCGCTCGGGCTCGCCAACGGCGCCCTCGTGGCCGTCGTCTTCGCGAGCCTCTGGGTGCTCGCGGCCGATGCGGCCTCCGCCAGAGGCTGGGGGCTCCTCAACCTCGTGCCTCTGGCGCCGTGGCTGCACGCCATGCTCGCGGTCCTGCTGCTCGACGTGTGGACGTACGCGTGGCACCGCGCCAATCACGTCGTCCCGTTCCTCTGGCGCTTTCACCGCGTGCACCACTCGGACGCGCACATGGACGTGACGACGGCGAGCCGCTTCCACACCGGCGAGATCGTGCTCTCGTCCGCGCTCCGCATCCCGCTACTCGTGCTTATCGGCGCGACGGCGTGGGAGCTTGTGCTGTACGAGACGCTGATGTTCGCCGTCGTGCAGTTCCACCACGCCAACATCGGCGTCGGCCCGCGGCTGGACCGGGCGCTGCGCGCCGTCATCGTGACGCCGCACGTCCACAAGGTGCACCACTCGCGGGTGCAGCGCGAGACGGACTCCAACTACAGCGCGCTCTTCTCGTGGTGGGACCGGCTTTTCGGCTCGTTTCGCCTCCGCGAGAGGCCCGAGACCATCGACTTCGGCCTCAACCAGTTCCCGGGCGAGGAGTCCATGGGCTCGCTCCTGCGCATGCCTCTGGCGCCGCACTACGTGGAGGCGGAGGAGGCGCCCGAAGCCTCTGGCGAGGCGGCCGGGCTATGA
- a CDS encoding DUF6498-containing protein gives MPTPTFFRAPSTSSAVGLVLANLVPLAGVIWFGWDLFGIMWLYWAENAVIGVFGVLRIITAGEIHHWATVTGRTFLAAFFCVHYGFFWFVHGVFVYALFGGGRELEGAGMAALSGVPIEGLVPLVVSHGASFVMNYLVGGESRSTSGPAEMTKPYGRVVVLHVAILGGGFLLVAAGGAVWALALFIVLKTALDLGIHLKGHQMRLAKTEADA, from the coding sequence ATGCCCACCCCGACGTTTTTCCGCGCCCCGTCCACGTCTTCCGCCGTGGGACTCGTCCTCGCCAATCTCGTGCCTCTGGCGGGCGTGATCTGGTTCGGGTGGGACCTGTTCGGCATCATGTGGCTCTACTGGGCGGAGAACGCCGTGATCGGCGTGTTCGGGGTGCTGCGGATTATCACCGCCGGTGAGATCCACCACTGGGCGACCGTCACAGGGCGGACGTTCCTGGCCGCGTTCTTCTGCGTCCACTACGGCTTCTTCTGGTTCGTCCACGGCGTCTTTGTCTACGCGCTTTTTGGCGGCGGGCGCGAGTTGGAAGGCGCGGGGATGGCAGCGCTCAGCGGCGTGCCGATCGAGGGGCTCGTGCCGCTCGTCGTCAGCCACGGCGCCTCGTTCGTGATGAACTACCTCGTGGGCGGCGAGAGCCGGAGCACGTCCGGGCCGGCCGAGATGACGAAGCCCTACGGCCGCGTCGTCGTGCTTCACGTCGCCATCCTGGGCGGCGGCTTCTTGCTCGTGGCCGCTGGCGGCGCGGTCTGGGCGCTCGCGCTGTTCATCGTGCTCAAGACCGCCTTGGACCTCGGCATCCACCTCAAGGGCCACCAGATGCGCCTCGCGAAAACGGAGGCCGACGCGTAG
- a CDS encoding rhodanese-like domain-containing protein, giving the protein MSFLSRLMGGSSNAMSPSDYVADHDADAPLLDVRTPGEYAGGHLKGSVNVDVMAPDFQQKIEAMNLPASGPVYLYCRSGNRSGQAAKALQQMGHEGATNIGGFEPLAKAGAEVA; this is encoded by the coding sequence ATGTCCTTCCTCTCCCGCCTCATGGGCGGCTCCAGCAACGCCATGTCCCCCTCCGATTACGTCGCCGATCACGACGCCGACGCGCCGCTCCTCGATGTCCGCACGCCCGGCGAGTACGCCGGCGGCCACCTCAAAGGCTCCGTCAACGTGGACGTGATGGCGCCCGATTTCCAGCAGAAGATCGAGGCGATGAACCTGCCCGCCAGCGGCCCTGTCTACCTCTACTGCCGCTCCGGCAACCGCTCCGGGCAGGCCGCGAAGGCGCTCCAGCAGATGGGCCACGAGGGCGCGACCAACATCGGCGGGTTCGAGCCTCTGGCGAAGGCCGGCGCCGAGGTCGCGTGA
- a CDS encoding four helix bundle protein, which yields MSDDGDWGLGNGDWGADLASGVVAEPSASGAVRSYEDLRVWSGGVALAEAVYAATRTFPEDERFGLTSQLRRAAVSIPSNIAEGWGRGSRADYRRFVIVARGSLYEVETQLLLSHRFGFLAQEAYADLRNQTQALSRQLQAMVRSLSASPQSP from the coding sequence GTGAGTGACGACGGGGACTGGGGACTCGGGAACGGGGACTGGGGGGCGGACCTCGCCTCTGGCGTCGTTGCCGAGCCCAGTGCCTCCGGCGCTGTACGGAGCTACGAGGATTTGCGCGTGTGGAGTGGAGGTGTCGCGCTCGCGGAGGCGGTATACGCCGCAACTCGCACCTTCCCTGAGGACGAGCGCTTCGGGCTCACGTCTCAACTCCGGCGCGCCGCTGTTTCCATCCCGTCCAACATCGCCGAGGGCTGGGGAAGAGGATCACGGGCGGACTACCGCCGGTTCGTGATCGTCGCCAGAGGCTCGCTCTACGAGGTGGAGACGCAACTCCTCCTCTCACACCGGTTCGGTTTTCTGGCGCAAGAGGCGTACGCGGATCTACGGAACCAGACCCAAGCGCTCAGCCGCCAACTCCAGGCGATGGTCCGTTCGCTTTCTGCCAGTCCCCAGTCCCCTTAA
- a CDS encoding DEAD/DEAH box helicase, whose protein sequence is MTFSDLDLRPELAETVAALGYESPSPIQEDLIPILLTGRDAIGQARTGTGKTAAFSLPLLQKLAESDVRGTVRALVLCPTRELAVQVSTAMFNYGKNLNMRTLPIYGGQAYHKQTRRLEQGVDIVVATPGRLVDLLDRRAIDLSGVEFVVLDEADEMLSMGFADDLETILGSTPSSRQTALLSATLPGRIRQIAGTYLNNPETITTTGGDKTAQDVEQRGYVVHWRDKLQAMIRLLETEDVTSALAFVKTRANTTQLATELTRAGWAAEPISGELSQAQRTDVLHRFRNGQVKILVGTDVAARGLDVDHVSHVFNVDLPIDIEAYVHRVGRTGRAGRSGTALSFVTPGERGLIERIQRFIKREIPATPLPSIAEVEEKRAERLAARVQEQIENATDADRALVTRLVAEGHDPMTVAAAAFAIAREDRGETPLVEIGGQRHRSPRRDNFSNGNNRPSHHGNGHGGNTRGAGHGGNEPGMVRVALAAGRMNGVEPRHVVSTVARTADIPGRALGKILITDRTTFVDVPQELAGQVLGQGEYRFGKRMARVEKA, encoded by the coding sequence ATGACGTTTTCTGATCTCGACCTCCGCCCTGAACTCGCGGAGACCGTCGCCGCCCTCGGGTACGAGTCCCCCTCCCCCATCCAGGAGGATTTGATTCCCATCCTGCTGACGGGCCGCGACGCCATCGGCCAGGCCCGCACCGGAACGGGCAAGACGGCCGCCTTCTCGCTCCCGCTGCTCCAGAAGCTGGCGGAAAGCGACGTGCGCGGCACGGTCCGCGCCCTGGTCCTCTGCCCCACTCGCGAGTTGGCCGTTCAGGTCTCCACCGCGATGTTCAACTACGGCAAGAACCTGAACATGCGCACGCTGCCGATCTATGGCGGCCAGGCGTACCACAAGCAGACGCGCCGCTTGGAGCAAGGCGTCGACATCGTCGTTGCCACACCCGGACGCCTGGTGGACCTCTTGGACCGCCGCGCGATCGACCTCTCGGGCGTCGAGTTCGTCGTGCTGGACGAGGCCGACGAGATGCTCTCGATGGGCTTCGCGGACGACCTTGAAACGATCCTCGGCTCGACGCCTTCGTCGCGCCAGACGGCTCTCCTCTCTGCGACGCTCCCGGGCCGCATCCGCCAGATCGCGGGCACCTACCTCAACAACCCGGAGACCATCACCACGACCGGCGGCGACAAGACCGCGCAGGACGTGGAGCAGCGCGGCTACGTCGTTCACTGGCGCGACAAGCTCCAGGCGATGATCCGCCTCCTGGAAACGGAGGACGTGACGAGCGCCCTCGCGTTTGTCAAGACGCGCGCCAACACGACGCAGCTCGCGACCGAGCTGACCCGTGCCGGCTGGGCCGCCGAGCCCATCTCGGGCGAGCTCTCACAGGCGCAGCGCACAGACGTGCTGCACCGCTTCCGCAACGGCCAGGTCAAGATCCTCGTCGGCACGGACGTGGCCGCCAGAGGCCTGGACGTGGACCACGTCTCGCACGTGTTCAACGTGGACCTGCCCATCGACATTGAGGCGTACGTCCACCGCGTGGGCCGCACGGGCCGCGCCGGACGCTCCGGCACGGCGCTTTCGTTCGTCACCCCGGGCGAGCGCGGCCTCATCGAGCGGATCCAGCGCTTTATCAAGCGCGAGATCCCCGCGACGCCGCTGCCGAGCATCGCCGAGGTGGAGGAGAAGCGCGCCGAGCGCCTCGCCGCCCGCGTCCAGGAGCAGATCGAGAACGCGACCGACGCCGACCGCGCGCTCGTGACGCGCCTCGTCGCCGAGGGCCACGACCCGATGACGGTCGCCGCCGCCGCCTTCGCCATCGCGCGTGAGGACCGGGGCGAGACGCCACTCGTCGAGATCGGCGGCCAGCGTCACCGCAGCCCGCGCCGCGACAACTTCTCGAACGGCAACAACCGCCCCTCGCACCACGGGAACGGCCACGGGGGCAACACCCGCGGAGCCGGCCACGGCGGCAACGAGCCCGGCATGGTCCGCGTCGCGCTGGCTGCCGGCCGCATGAACGGCGTCGAGCCGCGCCACGTGGTCAGCACCGTCGCCCGCACGGCGGACATCCCCGGCCGCGCGCTTGGCAAGATCCTGATCACCGACCGGACGACGTTCGTGGACGTGCCGCAGGAACTCGCCGGGCAGGTTCTCGGCCAAGGCGAGTACCGCTTCGGCAAGCGCATGGCGCGCGTCGAGAAGGCCTAG
- a CDS encoding PFL family protein, whose product MPLSLPEILETVRMTEADAFDIRTVTLGISLRGCASRDPESTRQNIYDRITQTAKHHVAAAREIEELYGVSIANKRCSITPAAIAADGFSPQDFVRLAKTLDKAAEEVGVDYLAGFSALVEKGFTPGDRALIEALPEALATTNRVCSSVACGSTQAGINADAVLDVARMIKKTARLTGERDSIGCAKFVAFCNAVGDNPFVAGAFHGVSEPGHVINVGISGPGVVLRAVKALGDTADFGAVTDAIKRTAFKITRAGELIGRRVAEKLSEASGETVPFGVVDISLAPTPAERDSVGDILVAMGLEYAGAPGTTAALAMLNEAVKRGGLMAARHVGGLSGAFMPVSEDQAMIAAAEKGYLTLEKLEAMSAICSVGLDMVAIPGDTPAETIAGILFDEFAIGMVNDKTTAVRILPVHGKGVGEWADYGGLLGRAPIMPVSQLSSAVFARRGGRIPAPIRSLTN is encoded by the coding sequence GTGCCCCTCTCCCTCCCTGAGATCCTCGAAACCGTCCGCATGACGGAGGCCGACGCCTTTGACATCCGGACCGTCACGCTGGGGATCAGCCTCCGCGGGTGCGCCTCTCGCGACCCCGAGAGCACGCGGCAGAACATCTACGACCGCATCACGCAGACCGCGAAGCACCACGTGGCGGCGGCTCGCGAGATCGAGGAGTTGTACGGTGTGAGCATCGCCAACAAGCGGTGCTCCATCACGCCCGCGGCGATCGCGGCGGACGGGTTCTCGCCCCAGGACTTCGTGCGGCTCGCGAAAACGCTGGACAAGGCCGCGGAGGAGGTCGGCGTGGACTACCTCGCGGGGTTCTCGGCGCTCGTCGAAAAAGGCTTCACGCCGGGCGACCGCGCGCTCATCGAGGCGCTGCCCGAGGCGCTCGCGACAACCAACCGCGTGTGCTCGTCCGTCGCGTGCGGGAGCACCCAGGCCGGCATCAACGCCGACGCGGTCCTGGACGTGGCGCGCATGATCAAAAAGACCGCCCGCCTTACCGGCGAGCGCGATTCCATCGGCTGCGCCAAGTTCGTGGCCTTTTGCAACGCCGTGGGCGACAACCCCTTTGTAGCGGGTGCCTTCCACGGCGTGAGCGAGCCCGGCCACGTCATCAACGTCGGGATCAGCGGGCCGGGCGTGGTTCTGCGCGCCGTGAAAGCGCTCGGCGATACCGCCGACTTCGGCGCGGTCACGGACGCCATCAAGCGGACCGCGTTCAAGATCACGCGCGCCGGCGAACTCATCGGCCGCCGCGTGGCCGAGAAGCTGAGCGAGGCCTCTGGCGAGACCGTCCCGTTCGGCGTGGTCGACATCTCGCTTGCGCCGACGCCCGCCGAGCGCGATTCGGTGGGTGACATCCTGGTCGCGATGGGTCTGGAGTACGCCGGCGCGCCGGGCACGACGGCCGCGCTCGCCATGCTGAACGAAGCCGTCAAGCGCGGCGGGCTGATGGCCGCGCGCCACGTCGGAGGCTTGAGCGGCGCGTTTATGCCGGTGAGCGAGGACCAGGCGATGATCGCGGCGGCCGAGAAGGGCTACCTCACGCTCGAAAAGCTCGAAGCCATGAGCGCGATCTGCTCGGTCGGCCTGGACATGGTGGCGATCCCCGGCGACACGCCCGCCGAGACCATCGCGGGCATCCTCTTCGACGAGTTCGCCATCGGCATGGTCAACGACAAGACGACCGCCGTCCGCATCCTGCCGGTCCACGGCAAGGGCGTGGGCGAGTGGGCGGACTACGGCGGGCTCCTCGGCCGCGCGCCCATCATGCCCGTCTCGCAGCTCTCCAGCGCCGTCTTCGCGCGCCGCGGCGGCCGCATCCCCGCGCCCATCCGCAGCCTGACCAACTAG
- a CDS encoding CPXCG motif-containing cysteine-rich protein yields MEHDFSCPYCLAPISMLLDPSIASQTYVEDCEVCCSPIEIRYQIEDDAVVAFSAERLVE; encoded by the coding sequence ATCGAACACGACTTCTCCTGCCCCTACTGCCTCGCGCCCATCTCGATGCTGCTGGACCCCAGCATCGCCTCTCAGACCTACGTCGAGGACTGCGAGGTGTGCTGCTCGCCCATCGAAATCCGGTACCAGATTGAGGACGACGCCGTCGTCGCGTTCAGCGCGGAGCGGCTTGTGGAGTAG
- a CDS encoding ACT domain-containing protein produces the protein MPQDVRALIDRIAAALGDAATPERVEHIARAVLQAERKDSPPRAASGASATSVRSVAASFDDGPAPDVTRFVVTAYGRDTPGVLAAVSTELADMGVNILDVSQKVLQGYFTIVLFADLPAGTVEFGTVRQRLQARGEALGARVLAQHEELFQAMHRP, from the coding sequence GTGCCTCAAGACGTCCGCGCCCTTATCGACCGCATCGCCGCCGCCCTCGGCGACGCCGCCACCCCCGAGCGCGTGGAGCACATCGCGCGCGCCGTGTTGCAGGCGGAGCGAAAGGACTCCCCGCCGCGCGCGGCCTCTGGCGCCAGCGCCACCTCGGTGCGAAGCGTCGCCGCGAGCTTCGACGACGGGCCCGCGCCCGACGTTACGCGCTTCGTGGTCACGGCCTACGGCCGCGACACGCCGGGCGTGCTCGCCGCCGTCAGCACTGAGCTGGCCGACATGGGCGTCAACATCCTGGACGTGTCGCAAAAGGTGCTCCAGGGGTACTTCACCATCGTCCTCTTCGCCGACCTCCCCGCCGGCACCGTCGAGTTCGGCACGGTCCGCCAGAGGCTCCAGGCCCGCGGCGAGGCCCTCGGCGCCCGCGTCCTCGCCCAGCACGAGGAGCTGTTCCAGGCGATGCACAGGCCGTGA
- a CDS encoding thioredoxin family protein: MPDKFQTAVLDKSHEKPVLVDFWAPWCGPCRVLGPTIEKLARESGGAWRLVKINTDAHPALSQRFEIRGIPAVKLFVDGEVEAEFTGALPEPEIRRWLSAHLPS; the protein is encoded by the coding sequence ATGCCCGACAAATTCCAGACCGCCGTACTCGACAAGAGCCACGAGAAACCCGTCCTCGTCGACTTCTGGGCGCCGTGGTGCGGCCCGTGCCGCGTGCTCGGGCCGACCATCGAGAAGCTGGCCCGCGAGAGCGGCGGCGCGTGGCGCCTCGTCAAGATCAACACCGACGCGCACCCGGCGCTGAGCCAGCGCTTCGAGATCCGCGGGATTCCCGCCGTCAAGCTGTTCGTCGATGGTGAGGTCGAAGCGGAGTTCACGGGCGCGCTTCCCGAGCCCGAGATCCGCCGCTGGCTCAGCGCTCACCTTCCTTCCTAG
- a CDS encoding TlpA family protein disulfide reductase: MTPSTDPRDLRSGARDTGQQEGASGEPPPRQRLRAAWESPRGVRARTWGHRLLWVGLLAVVVWRYLPDYRLPDLGPAPPLAGTAISGEAVDLGAYVGQVVVLNVWATWCPPCVVETPGFVDLANSFEGDVQFVGLAAEDDEDAVRRFGARYEVPYPLVMVGALDGPAPEGRVLPTTYVIDRAGRVRMRHEGLLLEPALRPVLKRLARE, from the coding sequence GTGACGCCGAGCACGGACCCACGAGATCTCCGCTCTGGCGCCCGCGATACTGGGCAGCAGGAGGGGGCCTCTGGCGAGCCACCGCCTCGCCAGAGGCTCCGCGCAGCATGGGAGAGCCCGCGCGGCGTGCGCGCGCGGACCTGGGGCCACAGGCTGCTCTGGGTGGGGTTGCTCGCCGTGGTCGTCTGGCGTTACCTGCCGGACTACCGCCTGCCGGACCTCGGCCCGGCGCCGCCTCTGGCGGGAACGGCGATCAGCGGCGAGGCGGTAGACCTCGGCGCCTACGTCGGGCAGGTCGTCGTGCTCAACGTGTGGGCGACGTGGTGCCCGCCATGCGTGGTGGAGACGCCCGGCTTCGTGGACCTCGCGAACAGCTTCGAAGGCGACGTGCAGTTCGTCGGCCTCGCGGCCGAAGACGACGAGGACGCCGTACGCCGTTTCGGCGCGCGCTACGAGGTGCCGTACCCGCTCGTCATGGTGGGGGCGCTCGACGGGCCGGCGCCAGAGGGCCGCGTGCTACCGACGACGTATGTCATCGACCGCGCCGGCCGCGTGCGGATGCGGCACGAGGGGCTGCTGCTGGAGCCCGCGCTGCGGCCGGTCTTGAAGCGCCTCGCGCGGGAGTGA
- a CDS encoding TSUP family transporter, which translates to MLYALLGAVAIGLVLGLLGSGGSILAVPVLVYLADQPEKVAIAESLAIVGAIASVGALTYARQGLVDWKSVLGFGVPGIIGTYAGAALAAYVPGAAQLVLFGIVMIGAAGAMLKGRAGMEAGRQRRAAWVVALLGAGVGVMTGLVGVGGGFLIIPALVLLVGLDMRLAVGTSLSIIVLNSATGFLKYLDVLQASGGGVDWGLVGLFAAIGIGGSLVGAKMSQRVPQKQLRRGFAVFLVCMGLFILVQEGPRVFEAEAAPLAETAQAPAPEAATLATPEAVAPEADPILGSLSPAETAAFLDATPQAQLVDVRTGLEIAASGTLRGASTIAYGPGFAGRAASALDPSRPVVLYCASGARSGRAAQSLADAGFSEVYNAGGFSSLETAGLPTE; encoded by the coding sequence ATGCTCTACGCACTCCTCGGCGCCGTCGCCATCGGCCTCGTTCTCGGCCTCCTCGGCTCCGGCGGCTCCATCCTCGCCGTCCCGGTTCTCGTCTACCTCGCGGATCAGCCGGAGAAGGTCGCCATCGCGGAGAGCCTCGCGATCGTCGGCGCCATCGCGTCGGTCGGCGCGCTGACGTACGCGCGCCAGGGGCTCGTGGACTGGAAAAGTGTGCTGGGCTTCGGCGTGCCGGGCATTATCGGGACCTACGCGGGGGCGGCGCTCGCGGCGTACGTGCCGGGCGCGGCGCAGCTCGTGCTGTTCGGGATCGTGATGATCGGGGCTGCTGGCGCGATGCTGAAGGGCCGCGCCGGAATGGAGGCGGGGCGCCAGAGGCGCGCGGCGTGGGTGGTGGCGCTGCTGGGCGCGGGCGTCGGCGTGATGACGGGCTTGGTCGGCGTCGGCGGCGGCTTCCTGATCATCCCGGCGCTCGTGCTCCTCGTCGGGCTGGACATGCGCCTCGCGGTCGGCACGAGCCTCTCCATCATCGTGCTCAACAGCGCGACGGGTTTTTTGAAGTACCTCGACGTGCTCCAGGCCTCTGGCGGCGGCGTGGACTGGGGGCTCGTGGGGCTGTTCGCGGCCATCGGCATCGGCGGCTCGCTTGTCGGCGCGAAGATGAGCCAGCGCGTGCCGCAGAAGCAGCTGCGGCGCGGCTTCGCGGTCTTCCTCGTCTGCATGGGCCTCTTTATCCTCGTGCAGGAAGGCCCGCGCGTCTTCGAAGCCGAGGCGGCGCCTCTGGCGGAGACCGCGCAGGCACCCGCGCCAGAGGCCGCTACACTCGCAACGCCAGAGGCCGTCGCGCCAGAGGCCGACCCGATCCTCGGCTCGCTCTCGCCCGCCGAAACGGCGGCGTTTCTCGACGCCACGCCCCAGGCGCAACTCGTGGACGTGCGGACGGGCCTGGAGATCGCCGCCAGCGGCACGCTCCGGGGTGCGAGCACGATCGCGTACGGCCCCGGCTTCGCGGGCCGCGCGGCGTCGGCGCTGGACCCCTCGCGCCCGGTGGTGCTGTACTGCGCCTCTGGCGCCCGCTCTGGCCGCGCGGCGCAGTCGCTTGCAGACGCCGGTTTTTCCGAGGTCTACAACGCCGGGGGATTCTCCTCGCTCGAAACCGCTGGTCTCCCCACGGAATAG
- a CDS encoding high-potential iron-sulfur protein — MPNSVSRRDFLARFAAAGAVVSASGLLTACGGGGAPTTAAACEGYASVAPADLQIRQTFQYVDQTPNAAQNCANCASYIAPAGEGACGGCKLFAGPVVANGYCTGWAAMPAA, encoded by the coding sequence ATGCCCAACTCCGTTTCCCGCCGCGATTTCCTCGCCCGCTTCGCCGCCGCTGGCGCCGTCGTGAGCGCCTCCGGTCTCCTCACCGCCTGCGGTGGGGGAGGCGCGCCCACCACGGCCGCCGCCTGCGAGGGCTACGCCTCGGTCGCGCCCGCGGACCTGCAGATCCGCCAGACGTTCCAGTACGTGGACCAGACGCCCAACGCGGCGCAGAACTGCGCGAACTGCGCGTCCTACATCGCGCCTGCGGGCGAGGGCGCGTGCGGCGGCTGCAAGCTCTTCGCCGGGCCGGTCGTCGCGAACGGCTACTGCACCGGCTGGGCCGCGATGCCGGCGGCGTAA